A stretch of DNA from Caldalkalibacillus uzonensis:
TGATATTTATCTCGGTTACTCACCAGAACGTATTAATCCGGGTAATAAGGAGTATGATATCGCTGACATCCCCAAGGTGGTTAGTGGAGTGACTGATCAATGTAAGGAGAGAGTCACTCAGTTATATGGCCAAGTATTTACGAAATTGGTACAAGTATCATCCCCAACAATTGCAGAAATGACAAAGATCTTAGAAAATGCACAACGGTTTGTCAATATTTCTCTGATGAATGAACTCGCCATTTGTTGTGAGCAGATGGGAATCGATATATGGGAGGTTATTGAGGCAGCAAAAACGAAACCGTACGGTTTTACCCCATATTATCCGGGCCCGGGTATCGGCGGCCATTGCATACCGGTCGATCCCCTGTATTTCTTATGGAAAGCACGTCAGCATCATCAAAATGTCAAAATGATCGAAACAGCAAAAGATGTCAATGATAAAATGCCTGACTATATCGTTCAACGTATTTTGAAACTGTTGATAAAACGGAACAATGACATGCGTGACAGGCATGTGTTGCTTGTGGGCATGACCTATAAAAAGGATGTAACTGATGTCCGTGAATCGGTTTCGATTCCCATATTCGAAAAATTACTCAAGCAAAACATCATTGTATCCTATCATGATCCACTGGTTAAGCATGTGAACGTAGGCAATCAAACGTATACCAGCGTGGCCTTGACAAGGGGTCGACTGAAGAAGAGTGATTGTGTCGTGATTTTAACGGATCACAGTTTCCTGCCGTATGATGACATCATTCAATTTGCGCCGCTTGTATTTGATACAAGAAATGCGATCAAGGAAACGTATGCGCATGTGATGCGGCTGTAGAGACCGGGGTAAACGAATGTGACCGGAAGGAAGGGATTAATATGGCTGATGAGGCCCTTTTTACAGTGGTCATTCCCGTATACAACCGAGAGAAGATGATCCGCAAGGCAATAAAAAGTGTGATTCGCCAAACGTACCCTTATTGGAAGCTGCTTATTATCGATGATGCGTCGACGGACAGAACCATACAGCGCATTAGACCGTTTCAGAATGATAAACGAATTCAAGTGATTTCATTAAAAGAAAATGTCGGTCTGGCCAAAGTGTTAAATATCGCTCTCGAACAGGTGGACACTCCTTATTTCGTTCAACTAGACTCGGATGATTGGTTGGAGCCCTGTACGCTGGAGGAATTGGCCAAAGCAATTAAAAAAGCAGATCCTCAAACAGCACTATTTTACGGAAACTGCAAATTTAGACGAAAGAAAAATGGAAAGTGGAAAGTAACGAAATATATTCGGCATCGTTCATTTACGGATAAATATGATTTTCTTCAATATTTAACATATTCCCCGGTACCACGCTGTTTTAGAACGGAGGCTTTGCGTGAGACAGGAGGATGGGAGACCGATGATCCCTATGAAGGGAGAATCATGTCTGATCGCCGCATATGCCTCAAACTCATCGAAAGATACCCGTTTTACTGGATTGATCAATATTTGTATAACTGCCGCAGACATCGGGACCGACTTACGAATAAGGATTCCAAAGAACAAAGGAATGAATTGCGGAAAATGGTCATTGAGTATTATCTGAAAAAATGGGGAAACCACTACAGACCGGTATATACAAAGAAGTATGGATACTTGAAAATCAAACGTTTGGAGAAAGTGGAATAAATAAACAAAAGAAGGGAGGGGATATTGTGACGGTTTATCTTGTCACCGGTGGAGCAGGGTTTATTGGCTCCCATATTGTTCATGCCTTAGTCCAACGAGGAAAAAGGGTACGTGTACTGGATGATTTATCGACTGGACATAAACATAATCTGCAAGATGTGCTGAGTGATATTGAACTGATTAAAGGCGATTTGACTGATGCCCGGACAGTTAACAAAGCCGTACAAGGCGTAGACGTGATTTTTCATCAGGGAGCTGTTCCTTCTGTCCCAAAATCGATAAAAAATCCGCTGCTGAGCAATGATGTCAATGTATCCGGCACAGTCCAACTGTTACACGCTGCTGTTAACAATGGCGTTGGACGGGTCATTTATGCTGCATCGTCATCGGTCTACGGAAATTCAAATGTATTACCGAAACGAGAAGATATGCCAGCAAACCCATTATCTCCTTATGCTGTAAGCAAATATGCAGGTGAATTATATTGTAAAGTGTTCCATGACGTTTATGGTCTGGAAACGATATCGCTTCGCTACTTCAATGTGTTTGGACCAAAGCAGGATCCTCAGTCTGAGTATGCAGCTGTGATTCCTAAGTTTATTCAAACCATGATTCGTAACGGGTCCCCGACTATATTTGGTGATGGCACTCAGTCTCGAGACTTTACCTATATAGATAATGTTGTTTTGGCTAATCTTTTAGCCTCACAAGCGCCTCGGCTTCGAGGAGAAACGGTGAATATTGGTTGCGGCGAAAGCACAACGTTAAATCACTTAGTTCACATGATCAACACGATTTTAAATAAACAAATCACACCTCGCTATGCTGAAGAACGTCAAGGGGATGTCAAGCATTCATTGGCGGATTATCAACATGCCTATCAGATCATTGGTTATCAACCGATTATCTCTGTAGAAGAGGGACTGAAGCGGACAGTAGAGTGGTTCAAAGCGCAAGAATAAGAGGCGCTTTGATTTACGGGAGGGCATGAGAAAATATGACCTATCACTTTTTGTATCGTAATGGGTTTCTCATCACAAACCGACCATTATCTAATAAAATACCTGACATTCTGCATTGGAAGGAATTAAACGTTGCAGGGTATTCGATTTATACAGACGAGACCGTGGATGTGTATCATCGTCGTTACAATGATGTAGATATTGTACTTATCGGGATCGTGTTAAATCCGTTTTCGAAGATAAGTAATCCTAAAAAAATTTTAATCAACCTTTGTCAAAAATTCGCCTATTCAAATGACAGGTTTTTTGACTATCTTGACATGTTAAGTGGGAGGTTTGTCATATTTATACGCTCGAAAGCCCAATCTTACATTATTCATGATGCAGCGGGCAATCGCTCAGTCTTTTACGATATCAGTGACACCAATCACGTTTTCGTTTCATCCCATGCCCAACTGATTGCAGACCTCAAACACTACAAAATAGATGCTGATATAAGGAAATTCATGGAAAGTGTTGATTTTAAAAATCATCTTGACAGTCATTTGCCAGGGGTTTTAACGCCTTATCAAAATATTGATTTGCTCACTCCCAATACGTTGTTAGATTTAAACAAATATAAGGTCAAAAGATTTTTTCCGCGAGAACCTTTATTGGGTCAGAAAGTAACCGATCAATTGGCAGAAGAACTAGGGGCTTTGTTTACCAATCAAATGGACTTATTAAGGAAAAAATACAAGTTGTCTCTTTCATTAACA
This window harbors:
- a CDS encoding nucleotide sugar dehydrogenase, which translates into the protein MNNMYLSDRTTIAVIGLGYVGLPLAMLFAKNGFKVIGFDRDLQKLAYLRQGKSYIDDVSDSEVHDNLNKGTFEVAGQYEKVRQVNACILCLPTPLNEHRAPDLSYVQSAIRDMSAHVSPGQLIVLESSTFPGTTEDVVRPLLEKNGHKVGVDIYLGYSPERINPGNKEYDIADIPKVVSGVTDQCKERVTQLYGQVFTKLVQVSSPTIAEMTKILENAQRFVNISLMNELAICCEQMGIDIWEVIEAAKTKPYGFTPYYPGPGIGGHCIPVDPLYFLWKARQHHQNVKMIETAKDVNDKMPDYIVQRILKLLIKRNNDMRDRHVLLVGMTYKKDVTDVRESVSIPIFEKLLKQNIIVSYHDPLVKHVNVGNQTYTSVALTRGRLKKSDCVVILTDHSFLPYDDIIQFAPLVFDTRNAIKETYAHVMRL
- a CDS encoding glycosyltransferase family 2 protein; this encodes MADEALFTVVIPVYNREKMIRKAIKSVIRQTYPYWKLLIIDDASTDRTIQRIRPFQNDKRIQVISLKENVGLAKVLNIALEQVDTPYFVQLDSDDWLEPCTLEELAKAIKKADPQTALFYGNCKFRRKKNGKWKVTKYIRHRSFTDKYDFLQYLTYSPVPRCFRTEALRETGGWETDDPYEGRIMSDRRICLKLIERYPFYWIDQYLYNCRRHRDRLTNKDSKEQRNELRKMVIEYYLKKWGNHYRPVYTKKYGYLKIKRLEKVE
- a CDS encoding SDR family oxidoreductase, coding for MTVYLVTGGAGFIGSHIVHALVQRGKRVRVLDDLSTGHKHNLQDVLSDIELIKGDLTDARTVNKAVQGVDVIFHQGAVPSVPKSIKNPLLSNDVNVSGTVQLLHAAVNNGVGRVIYAASSSVYGNSNVLPKREDMPANPLSPYAVSKYAGELYCKVFHDVYGLETISLRYFNVFGPKQDPQSEYAAVIPKFIQTMIRNGSPTIFGDGTQSRDFTYIDNVVLANLLASQAPRLRGETVNIGCGESTTLNHLVHMINTILNKQITPRYAEERQGDVKHSLADYQHAYQIIGYQPIISVEEGLKRTVEWFKAQE